One window of the Lipingzhangella halophila genome contains the following:
- a CDS encoding PH domain-containing protein gives MRLVAPTNRAPASVNRYLLPHEQDVVTIRRHPAVLMVPVSAVLGALIFAGIVSNTPLVASSAVLAVIWWLWLLVLVWFVWRVAEWSVDYFVITSARLLLTTGLITRQVNMMPLSKVTDMRFERSLVGRFLGYGTFVMESAGQDQALSRIHFVPYPEQLYLEVVGLIFPDKN, from the coding sequence ATGAGGCTCGTAGCACCGACCAATCGCGCACCAGCGTCTGTCAACCGCTACTTGCTGCCCCACGAGCAGGATGTCGTGACGATCCGACGGCATCCTGCCGTGCTGATGGTGCCCGTTTCGGCGGTGCTCGGTGCCCTCATCTTCGCAGGCATCGTGAGTAACACACCTCTCGTAGCGAGCTCCGCGGTTCTGGCAGTCATCTGGTGGCTGTGGCTCCTGGTCCTGGTGTGGTTCGTCTGGCGGGTGGCGGAGTGGTCGGTCGACTACTTCGTCATCACCTCGGCCCGATTGCTCCTGACGACCGGTCTGATCACCCGACAGGTCAACATGATGCCGCTCAGCAAGGTCACTGACATGCGGTTCGAGCGCAGTCTTGTGGGGCGCTTCCTTGGCTATGGGACCTTCGTCATGGAGTCGGCGGGTCAGGACCAGGCTCTCAGCAGGATCCACTTCGTTCCCTACCCGGAACAGCTCTACCTCGAAGTCGTCGGGCTGATCTTTCCCGACAAGAACTAA
- the dnaB gene encoding replicative DNA helicase codes for MSVTEHSREEGGYERTPPHDIMAEQSVLGGMLLSKEAISQVVEIVRSVDFYRPAHQTIFDAAVDLFSRGEPVDAISVNAELTKRGEVARVGGAPYLHTLTEAIPTAANAGYYARIVGDRAVLRRLVEAGTRIAQIGYSGDGEVDDLVDHAQAEVFRVAERRTGEDYLSLSDVMPGALDEIEAISAHDGSMTGVPTGFTDFDQLSNGLHPGQMVIIAARPAVGKSTLALDFARAASIKNQLTSVIFSLEMGRNEIVMRLLSAEARVPLHTMRSGLMTDDDWARLARRMGEVASAPLFIDDSPNMSMMEIRAKCRRLKQQHDLKLIIVDYLQLMSAAGRVESRQQEVSEMSRSLKLLAKELEVPVIALSQLNRGPEQRTDKKPQVSDLRESGCLTAETRVLRSDTGAETTMGELYESGERDIPVWALDDALRLVPRTMSHVFHSGTKETFRLRLRSGRAVVASANHPFLGYGGWTPLGELAPGDRIGVPRQARESQPRSAGARPGTAVVPLSDPPGGTPSPRPVRRGTAVGKAARRLGSRAACTAERVRKLPGARRLARGGRGAPGREPAAVTRAPLPRRTAPERVPVRAEVERVAEQPCDTGREVLVTNDVYWDEITAIEPLGVREVFDATVPDGHNFVANGISVHNSIEQDADMVILLYREDVHEKESPRAGEADLIVAKHRNGPTATVTVAFQGHYSRFVDMAPG; via the coding sequence GTGAGCGTTACCGAGCATTCACGGGAAGAGGGCGGTTACGAGCGCACGCCCCCGCACGACATCATGGCCGAGCAGAGCGTGCTCGGCGGCATGCTGTTGTCCAAGGAGGCGATCAGCCAGGTTGTGGAGATCGTGCGGTCGGTCGACTTCTACCGGCCGGCGCACCAGACGATTTTCGACGCCGCCGTCGACCTCTTCTCCCGCGGCGAGCCGGTCGACGCCATCTCCGTCAACGCGGAGCTGACCAAGCGCGGCGAGGTCGCCCGCGTGGGCGGCGCGCCCTATCTGCACACCCTCACCGAGGCCATTCCCACCGCGGCGAACGCGGGGTACTACGCCCGCATTGTCGGCGACCGGGCGGTGCTGCGCCGCCTCGTCGAGGCCGGCACCCGCATAGCGCAGATCGGCTACTCCGGCGACGGCGAGGTGGATGACCTGGTCGACCACGCCCAGGCCGAGGTGTTCCGGGTCGCCGAGCGGCGCACGGGCGAGGACTATCTCTCCCTGAGCGACGTCATGCCGGGTGCCCTTGACGAGATCGAGGCCATCTCCGCCCACGACGGCTCCATGACCGGTGTCCCCACGGGCTTCACCGACTTCGACCAGCTCTCCAACGGCCTGCACCCCGGACAGATGGTGATCATCGCCGCGCGGCCGGCCGTTGGCAAGTCCACCCTGGCCCTGGACTTCGCGCGCGCCGCCTCGATCAAGAACCAGTTGACGAGTGTCATCTTCAGCCTGGAGATGGGGCGGAACGAGATCGTCATGCGGCTGCTGTCGGCCGAGGCACGCGTGCCGCTGCACACGATGCGGTCGGGGCTGATGACCGATGACGACTGGGCGCGGCTGGCGCGCCGGATGGGCGAGGTCGCGAGCGCGCCGTTGTTCATCGACGACTCGCCGAACATGTCGATGATGGAGATCCGGGCCAAGTGCCGGCGGCTGAAGCAGCAGCACGACCTCAAGCTCATCATCGTCGACTACCTGCAGCTGATGAGCGCGGCGGGCCGGGTCGAGAGCCGGCAGCAGGAGGTCTCCGAGATGTCGCGCTCCCTGAAACTCCTCGCGAAGGAGCTTGAGGTGCCGGTCATCGCGCTGTCCCAGCTCAACCGCGGCCCCGAGCAGCGCACCGACAAGAAGCCGCAGGTGAGTGACCTGCGTGAATCCGGTTGCCTCACCGCCGAAACCCGGGTGCTGCGCTCCGACACCGGGGCCGAGACGACCATGGGCGAGCTGTACGAGAGCGGAGAGCGCGACATCCCGGTGTGGGCGCTCGACGACGCGCTGCGCCTTGTCCCACGCACCATGTCGCACGTTTTCCACAGCGGGACGAAGGAAACCTTCCGGCTGCGCCTCCGGTCCGGGCGTGCGGTGGTGGCCTCGGCGAACCACCCGTTCCTCGGGTACGGCGGGTGGACCCCGCTCGGGGAGCTGGCGCCCGGCGACCGGATCGGCGTGCCGCGGCAAGCGCGGGAATCCCAGCCGCGGAGCGCCGGCGCGCGGCCCGGCACCGCGGTGGTCCCCTTGTCCGACCCGCCCGGTGGCACTCCGTCGCCGCGGCCGGTGCGGCGCGGCACGGCGGTCGGCAAGGCGGCCCGGCGGCTCGGGAGCCGCGCCGCCTGCACGGCCGAGCGGGTGCGGAAGCTGCCCGGCGCGCGCCGTCTGGCGCGTGGTGGGCGGGGCGCGCCGGGGCGCGAGCCCGCCGCGGTCACGCGGGCGCCGTTGCCCCGGAGGACGGCACCAGAGCGGGTGCCCGTGCGAGCGGAGGTTGAGCGGGTCGCCGAGCAACCGTGCGATACCGGTCGCGAGGTGCTCGTGACCAACGATGTCTACTGGGACGAGATCACCGCGATCGAGCCGCTCGGCGTCCGCGAGGTCTTCGACGCCACTGTGCCCGACGGCCACAATTTCGTCGCGAACGGCATCAGCGTGCACAACTCCATCGAGCAGGACGCCGATATGGTGATCCTGCTGTACCGCGAGGACGTGCACGAGAAGGAGTCCCCCCGCGCAGGCGAGGCCGACCTGATCGTGGCCAAGCACCGCAACGGCCCCACGGCCACGGTCACGGTGGCGTTCCAGGGGCACTACAGCCGGTTCGTCGACATGGCGCCGGGGTGA
- a CDS encoding serine/threonine-protein kinase: protein MSEGALEKVGRYRVDAILGVGAFATVYRATDDRLDGTVAVKVLAENHSLDPELRERFLTEGRVLRRIDSAHVIRVHDLGETDRQQPYLVLEYAGLGTLADRVSDLRGAGWRPASADLLSVVRPLASAIEAVHRANVVHRDLSPGNVLLSSSAGSPSGPPSAVIGGTERIVLADLGLCKDLAINSGYTVSGGTSGFRAPEQRGGPALIDARADLWSLSALVVWLVTGSPPEGGPVRGAIVAAGFPGALGDALDRSLSEDPGARHPDVAAWRSAIEEALSPVTPAGAPGATTTARGAASGNRPARRLITVLGSAGAAGVVALAGVLGWAWWADRTEVTSLDGGDVRVARSEGDSEVAIEGPEEISAGETATFSAELDGVSEAVWVTPEGSLHSDASGLEVATSSSGVATVTLVGAVPGGEPITVTHDLRVTE, encoded by the coding sequence GTGAGTGAGGGCGCACTCGAAAAGGTAGGGCGCTACCGTGTCGACGCGATTCTGGGAGTCGGCGCGTTCGCCACCGTGTACCGGGCGACTGACGATCGCCTCGACGGCACGGTCGCGGTCAAGGTGCTGGCGGAGAACCACAGCCTCGACCCCGAGCTGCGCGAGCGGTTCCTCACCGAAGGGCGGGTGCTGCGGCGAATCGACAGCGCCCACGTCATCCGCGTCCACGACCTTGGCGAGACCGACCGTCAGCAGCCCTACCTGGTGCTGGAGTACGCCGGTCTGGGGACTCTCGCCGACCGGGTGAGCGATCTGCGGGGCGCCGGGTGGCGTCCGGCGAGTGCCGATCTGCTGTCCGTGGTTCGCCCTCTGGCGTCCGCGATCGAGGCCGTCCACCGCGCCAACGTTGTGCACCGGGACCTGAGCCCGGGCAACGTGCTGCTGTCGTCCTCGGCGGGGTCGCCATCGGGTCCGCCTTCGGCTGTGATTGGCGGCACCGAGCGGATCGTCCTTGCCGATCTCGGGCTGTGCAAGGACCTGGCGATCAACTCCGGGTACACCGTGTCGGGCGGGACCTCGGGGTTCCGCGCGCCCGAGCAGCGGGGTGGTCCGGCCCTCATCGACGCCCGCGCGGACCTGTGGTCGCTGTCGGCGCTGGTGGTGTGGCTGGTGACCGGCTCGCCCCCGGAGGGTGGGCCGGTGCGCGGCGCTATCGTCGCCGCCGGGTTCCCGGGCGCGCTTGGCGACGCGCTGGACCGGAGTCTGTCCGAGGACCCCGGAGCCCGCCACCCCGACGTCGCCGCCTGGCGGAGCGCGATCGAGGAGGCGCTGTCCCCGGTGACCCCGGCCGGCGCGCCCGGAGCCACCACAACGGCGCGGGGCGCCGCAAGCGGGAACCGGCCCGCGCGGCGCCTGATCACGGTCCTCGGGAGCGCGGGGGCGGCGGGGGTCGTGGCGCTCGCCGGCGTCCTCGGCTGGGCGTGGTGGGCCGACCGCACCGAGGTGACGAGTCTCGACGGCGGGGACGTTCGCGTCGCCAGGTCCGAGGGTGATTCCGAGGTCGCCATCGAGGGTCCTGAGGAGATCTCAGCGGGGGAGACCGCGACGTTCTCGGCCGAGCTCGACGGGGTGAGCGAGGCCGTCTGGGTTACTCCGGAGGGATCCCTGCACAGCGACGCCTCGGGCCTGGAGGTGGCGACGTCCTCCTCGGGGGTGGCCACCGTGACGCTGGTCGGCGCGGTGCCTGGTGGCGAGCCGATCACGGTCACGCACGACCTGCGCGTCACCGAGTAG
- a CDS encoding RNA polymerase sigma factor, producing the protein MSGDFPTSPQPRLSRLFEALDTGDGTAARRELTEFLADEHTRDDVLDLLARQGADGSGLAVELLAETVDELGLARRAASRMLVDEAAVDDVAQETLISMATSIHSFRGDSKFTTWLYQVTRRRVVDYLRRQRADIQLDTDEVSPAQRISSMIASRETARQLVDRLPELYRAAVVLRDVERLSYDEVAQRLGRNTNTVKSHVARGRALLARMLGSGDRE; encoded by the coding sequence ATGAGCGGTGACTTTCCCACATCCCCCCAACCCCGGCTGTCCCGCCTGTTCGAGGCCCTCGACACCGGGGACGGTACGGCAGCGCGGCGGGAGCTCACCGAGTTTCTCGCGGACGAGCACACTCGCGACGATGTCTTGGACCTGCTGGCCCGGCAGGGGGCCGACGGGTCAGGTCTGGCGGTCGAGCTGCTGGCCGAGACCGTCGACGAGCTTGGACTGGCCCGGCGTGCCGCGAGCCGGATGCTGGTCGACGAGGCGGCGGTGGACGATGTGGCGCAGGAAACGCTGATCTCCATGGCGACCTCGATCCACTCGTTCCGTGGCGACTCCAAGTTCACCACCTGGCTGTACCAGGTGACGCGGCGCCGTGTGGTGGACTACCTGCGCCGGCAGCGCGCCGACATCCAGCTCGACACGGACGAGGTCTCGCCCGCGCAGCGCATCAGCTCGATGATCGCGTCGCGCGAGACCGCGCGCCAACTCGTCGATCGACTTCCCGAGCTGTACCGCGCGGCCGTTGTGCTGCGCGATGTGGAGCGCCTGTCCTACGACGAGGTGGCCCAACGCCTCGGCCGCAACACCAACACAGTAAAGTCGCACGTCGCGCGCGGACGCGCGCTTCTCGCACGGATGCTCGGGAGTGGCGATCGTGAGTGA
- a CDS encoding tRNA adenosine deaminase-associated protein — MTELEPGDDGAGDFAAVAYREEDYWDVDLLPVALTEDLKGLLHALRQQPSISGAIGLVSVGDDFFLVVRVYGRDDVSIFLSDVTASVDWPVARQVLEHLEIDQPDEDDLDQVLPAGDLSILADLGLDEMELGALAGDLDLYPDEVLASIAERLGFQQAFQRALDGMG; from the coding sequence ATGACCGAACTCGAACCGGGTGACGACGGCGCCGGTGACTTCGCCGCCGTTGCCTACCGGGAGGAGGACTACTGGGACGTCGACCTCCTCCCGGTGGCGTTGACCGAGGACCTCAAGGGCCTCCTGCACGCGCTGCGTCAGCAGCCCAGTATCAGTGGTGCGATCGGCCTGGTCTCGGTGGGCGACGACTTCTTCCTCGTCGTCCGGGTCTACGGCCGCGACGATGTCAGTATCTTCCTCTCCGACGTCACCGCCTCCGTCGACTGGCCCGTCGCACGCCAGGTGCTGGAACACCTGGAGATCGACCAGCCGGACGAGGACGACCTGGACCAGGTGCTCCCCGCTGGCGACCTCTCGATCCTCGCCGACCTCGGGCTCGACGAGATGGAGCTCGGAGCGCTCGCGGGCGATCTCGACCTCTACCCCGACGAGGTGCTGGCGAGTATCGCCGAACGGCTGGGATTCCAGCAGGCGTTCCAGCGTGCGTTGGACGGGATGGGGTAA
- a CDS encoding DUF418 domain-containing protein, which translates to MPHDRPSDGPPNPSPGSAPGERKLAPDLARGFMLLLIAMAYAGVYAGGGFGTDLTDEPLPDRLAGFLATLLLDNRAFPMFAILFGYGLGWMVARQTERGSEPADVRRLLRRRGLFLLLFGAVHAFLVFPGEILTSYGLATLVTGWLLFRSNRVVVRAAWILAGLYACAVPVAMLGMVYAQSQGDIPQEAVPGYTTAADWVERAAGVPFAPLFIAFGYPLLLLVVLGYRAGRSGLLDDPHAHRATLTRIAVVGIAVSLAGALPAGLIAVGVLQPGAVPTGLLLALQVLTGVCGGAGYVALFGLLSIRLEPRHGPVTKAIGAVGKRSLTFYIANSVVVAVVLHRDLVGVGEQVGMFGALVVAACVWLVGLGAAAALERAGRPGPLDALLRRLVYRGGAGRFRSSGTPRGAHPGQCR; encoded by the coding sequence ATGCCGCACGATCGTCCTTCGGACGGCCCCCCGAACCCGTCTCCCGGGAGCGCACCCGGCGAACGCAAGCTCGCTCCGGACCTGGCGCGCGGCTTCATGCTGCTGCTGATCGCCATGGCCTATGCGGGCGTGTACGCCGGCGGGGGGTTCGGTACCGACCTCACGGACGAGCCGCTGCCGGACCGGCTCGCGGGCTTCCTGGCCACTCTGCTGCTCGACAACCGCGCGTTCCCGATGTTCGCGATCCTCTTCGGGTACGGCCTGGGGTGGATGGTGGCGCGCCAGACCGAGCGGGGATCCGAACCCGCGGACGTACGCCGCCTCCTGCGCAGGCGCGGTCTTTTCCTGCTGCTGTTCGGGGCGGTGCACGCGTTCCTCGTGTTCCCGGGGGAGATCCTCACCTCCTACGGTCTGGCCACGCTCGTCACCGGCTGGCTGCTGTTCCGGTCGAACCGGGTGGTGGTCCGGGCGGCCTGGATCCTGGCGGGGCTGTACGCGTGCGCGGTGCCCGTGGCGATGCTCGGGATGGTCTACGCCCAGTCGCAGGGCGACATTCCGCAGGAGGCGGTGCCCGGGTACACCACCGCGGCCGACTGGGTCGAGCGCGCTGCGGGGGTGCCTTTCGCCCCGCTCTTCATCGCGTTCGGCTACCCGTTGCTGCTGCTCGTGGTCCTGGGGTACCGGGCGGGCAGGTCGGGGCTGCTCGACGACCCGCACGCGCATCGCGCGACGCTCACCCGCATCGCCGTGGTGGGCATCGCGGTCTCGCTGGCCGGGGCGCTGCCCGCCGGGCTCATCGCGGTGGGTGTGCTGCAGCCGGGCGCGGTTCCCACCGGGTTGCTGCTGGCGCTGCAGGTGCTCACGGGAGTGTGCGGCGGAGCGGGTTATGTCGCGCTGTTCGGGCTCCTGAGTATCCGGCTGGAGCCGCGGCACGGCCCCGTCACCAAGGCTATCGGCGCTGTTGGGAAGCGCTCCCTGACCTTCTACATCGCGAACTCGGTTGTCGTCGCGGTCGTGCTGCACCGCGACCTGGTCGGGGTCGGTGAACAGGTGGGTATGTTCGGTGCTTTGGTGGTCGCCGCCTGCGTGTGGCTCGTGGGCCTGGGCGCGGCCGCGGCGCTGGAGAGGGCGGGTCGCCCGGGCCCGCTGGACGCGCTGCTGCGGCGGCTGGTCTACCGGGGTGGCGCGGGCCGGTTCCGGTCATCCGGTACCCCGCGGGGAGCGCACCCGGGCCAGTGCCGTTAA
- a CDS encoding VOC family protein codes for MSGQVTYFELPSSDIAATQRFWNSLFGWTFYEGNFPGYSMIQGPEPMGGSPHGDASRHPRIFFAVDDIEAAVARVRELGGTAEDPVTIPSGAYAHCTDDQGVEFSLSQEAGEHA; via the coding sequence ATGAGTGGACAGGTCACGTACTTTGAGCTGCCGAGCAGCGATATCGCGGCGACCCAGCGGTTCTGGAACTCGCTGTTCGGCTGGACGTTCTACGAGGGCAACTTTCCGGGTTACTCGATGATCCAGGGGCCCGAGCCGATGGGTGGGTCGCCGCACGGTGATGCGTCACGACACCCGCGGATCTTCTTCGCTGTCGACGACATCGAGGCTGCTGTCGCTCGGGTGCGCGAACTTGGCGGTACGGCGGAAGATCCGGTCACCATCCCATCGGGCGCGTATGCCCACTGCACCGATGATCAGGGCGTGGAGTTCAGCCTGTCCCAAGAGGCAGGAGAGCACGCTTGA
- the upp gene encoding uracil phosphoribosyltransferase: protein METLVVDHPLVAHKLTTLRDQETDSPTFRRLTDELVTLLTYEATRDIRITDVTVRTPLTLTSGVRLTRPAPLVVPILRAGLGMLDGMARLLPMAEVGFVGMARDEHTLQPATYADRLPRDLSGRQCFVLDPMLATGGTLAAALRMLVERGADHVTAICLLAAPEGLEAVREKLAGTLDPEHGATLRVVTAAVDERLDERGFILPGLGDAGDRLYGSL, encoded by the coding sequence ATGGAAACCCTGGTCGTCGACCACCCGTTGGTCGCGCACAAGCTCACAACGCTACGCGACCAGGAAACCGACTCCCCCACGTTCCGGCGACTCACCGATGAGCTGGTGACGCTGCTGACCTACGAGGCCACACGGGATATCCGAATCACCGACGTCACGGTGCGGACACCGTTGACGCTCACCTCGGGGGTCCGCCTCACGCGCCCCGCCCCATTGGTGGTGCCGATCCTGCGCGCGGGTCTGGGGATGCTCGACGGCATGGCGCGGCTGCTGCCGATGGCCGAGGTCGGGTTCGTCGGGATGGCCCGCGACGAGCACACCCTGCAGCCGGCGACCTATGCCGACCGCCTCCCGCGTGACCTGTCGGGGCGGCAGTGCTTCGTCCTCGACCCCATGCTGGCCACCGGGGGAACACTGGCGGCCGCGCTGCGCATGCTGGTCGAGCGGGGCGCCGACCACGTGACCGCGATCTGCCTGCTGGCGGCCCCCGAAGGGCTCGAAGCCGTGCGGGAGAAGCTGGCCGGAACCCTCGATCCGGAGCACGGCGCGACCCTGCGCGTCGTCACGGCGGCCGTCGACGAGCGGCTGGACGAGCGCGGGTTCATCCTGCCCGGCCTCGGTGACGCGGGAGACCGCCTCTATGGAAGCCTCTGA
- a CDS encoding MarR family winged helix-turn-helix transcriptional regulator: MEQTETVGDLELSLGYVLKQVHASLRTAMDEALRPLDLTVPQYACLELLGQHPGLSNSELARRAFVTRQSMNLVLRRLQERGLLTRPDHSPHGRALPTKLTQDGQTTLREASIAVRSAEKQLFSPLSQEQQRRLREDLATCVASSSTDY; this comes from the coding sequence ATGGAGCAAACAGAGACGGTGGGCGATCTTGAACTCTCGCTGGGCTACGTCCTCAAGCAGGTGCACGCCTCACTGCGCACCGCGATGGACGAGGCCCTGCGGCCACTGGACCTGACCGTCCCCCAATACGCATGCCTCGAACTGCTCGGTCAGCATCCTGGGCTGTCCAACTCCGAACTCGCCCGCCGCGCCTTCGTCACCCGCCAGTCGATGAACCTCGTCCTACGCCGGCTACAAGAGCGCGGCCTGCTCACGCGGCCTGATCACTCACCGCATGGGCGAGCACTGCCGACCAAGCTGACCCAGGACGGGCAGACAACACTGCGCGAGGCCAGCATCGCGGTCCGCAGCGCCGAGAAGCAGCTGTTCTCGCCCCTGTCCCAGGAGCAGCAGCGCCGGCTACGAGAGGACCTCGCCACATGCGTGGCCTCTTCCAGCACCGACTACTAG
- a CDS encoding nucleoside deaminase, giving the protein MTETPGPSAREHADAALRLALAESEHAHESEDVPVGAVVLDAGGRVIGAGRNEREATGDPTAHAEIVALRAAARHTGQWRLTGCTLAVTLEPCTMCAGASVLARVERLVYGARDPKAGAAGSLWDVLRDRRLNHRPEVVPPDLVSPELAERCGDVLNAFFARRRFR; this is encoded by the coding sequence GTGACGGAGACACCGGGGCCGAGCGCGCGGGAGCACGCCGACGCGGCGCTGCGGCTCGCCCTCGCCGAGAGCGAGCACGCGCACGAGAGCGAGGACGTGCCCGTGGGTGCCGTGGTGCTCGACGCCGGCGGGCGGGTGATCGGGGCGGGGCGCAACGAGCGCGAGGCGACCGGCGATCCCACCGCGCACGCCGAGATCGTGGCACTTCGGGCGGCGGCCCGGCACACCGGGCAATGGCGCCTCACCGGGTGCACGCTCGCCGTCACCCTCGAACCGTGCACGATGTGCGCCGGCGCGAGCGTACTGGCCCGGGTGGAGAGGCTGGTCTACGGCGCGCGCGACCCGAAGGCCGGGGCGGCGGGCTCGCTGTGGGACGTACTGCGAGACCGCCGGCTGAACCACCGCCCGGAGGTGGTCCCGCCCGACCTGGTGAGCCCGGAGCTCGCCGAGCGATGCGGGGATGTGCTCAACGCGTTCTTCGCACGCCGTCGTTTCCGGTAG
- a CDS encoding MFS transporter: MRPLFPLALATFAVGTDAFVIAGLLPAIAADLGVSIPAAGQLVTVFALTLAVAAPILTWLLSPLDRRKALQLALLVFVVGNVVTALSPTYLLALLARTLTALGAATITATASSAAVSITPAERRGRAMALVIGGLTLSTALGMPLGNLIGSVDWRLTLWAVAALGVVAAIGISVSLPKVVLPATSLTARLAPLRQPKVLTILVATLLVMAGHYTVYTYIGAMTTEATTGSFPQALTMILFAWGAGVLVGNFFAGYLVDKRPPLGVAVTALAGGTVFLAISPLTVSHLAIAFVWAAIWGATDGMASVVQQHRLVTFAPASAPVLLGLNSSAIYVGVAVGGALGGLTQDWLPVTLLGVPAAVLALLATTVTVAEGRANRARTSPGTPEYSQ; encoded by the coding sequence GTGAGACCGCTGTTCCCGCTTGCGTTGGCTACCTTCGCGGTCGGTACCGACGCGTTCGTGATAGCGGGACTCCTGCCTGCCATCGCCGCCGACCTCGGCGTGAGCATCCCGGCCGCTGGCCAGTTGGTGACAGTGTTCGCGTTGACGCTTGCTGTCGCGGCGCCGATTCTGACGTGGCTGTTGAGTCCGCTGGATCGCCGAAAGGCTCTGCAACTGGCGCTGCTCGTGTTCGTTGTCGGCAATGTCGTGACAGCACTCAGCCCGACCTACCTGTTGGCGTTGCTGGCCCGGACTCTCACCGCGCTTGGGGCAGCCACCATCACGGCCACCGCCTCAAGCGCAGCTGTCTCGATCACGCCTGCCGAACGTCGGGGGCGTGCCATGGCGCTGGTCATCGGTGGACTGACCTTGTCCACCGCGCTGGGCATGCCGCTAGGCAACTTGATCGGCAGTGTCGATTGGCGCCTCACACTCTGGGCCGTAGCAGCCTTGGGCGTCGTAGCCGCGATCGGCATCTCAGTGTCGTTGCCCAAGGTTGTACTGCCGGCGACGAGTCTAACGGCCCGCCTGGCTCCGCTGCGCCAGCCCAAGGTGCTCACGATCCTGGTGGCGACGCTGCTGGTGATGGCCGGACATTACACCGTCTACACCTACATCGGCGCAATGACCACCGAAGCCACGACCGGATCGTTTCCCCAGGCGCTCACCATGATCCTGTTCGCCTGGGGAGCCGGGGTCCTCGTTGGTAACTTCTTCGCCGGCTACCTCGTGGACAAGCGTCCACCGCTCGGCGTCGCGGTCACCGCACTCGCCGGCGGCACCGTGTTCCTCGCGATCAGCCCACTCACGGTCAGTCACCTGGCCATCGCCTTCGTCTGGGCCGCCATCTGGGGAGCGACCGACGGCATGGCCTCGGTCGTGCAACAACACCGATTGGTGACCTTTGCACCCGCCTCAGCACCAGTTCTCCTTGGCCTCAACTCCTCCGCGATCTACGTCGGCGTCGCGGTGGGTGGCGCACTCGGCGGGCTGACCCAAGACTGGCTGCCGGTCACCCTGCTCGGCGTTCCCGCCGCCGTTCTGGCACTGCTCGCCACGACAGTTACCGTGGCCGAGGGGCGAGCGAACCGGGCGAGAACTTCGCCGGGGACACCTGAGTACTCCCAGTGA
- a CDS encoding tRNA adenosine deaminase-associated protein, whose product MSIFAAVFCLSADTWMGTEVDLDGAESIDDVADLMRDVSGAHGPDAAEGTMLLLIEADDEWFGLVRVDDHSDPQVFLSDARVVHEHPVAELLLESGEIEAPEQVEGTGQKPYPNPGGTGALLSDIGTSERDLLSLTLSEGILPGDVLSTVAARAGFADYLDSLRL is encoded by the coding sequence GTGTCGATCTTCGCAGCGGTCTTCTGCCTTTCCGCGGACACGTGGATGGGGACCGAGGTCGACCTGGACGGGGCCGAGAGCATCGACGACGTCGCGGACCTCATGCGGGACGTCTCGGGGGCTCACGGTCCCGACGCCGCCGAGGGAACCATGCTGCTCCTCATCGAGGCGGACGACGAGTGGTTCGGGCTCGTGCGGGTCGACGACCACTCCGACCCCCAGGTGTTCCTCTCCGACGCCCGAGTGGTGCACGAGCACCCGGTCGCGGAACTGCTGCTGGAGAGCGGCGAGATCGAAGCTCCAGAGCAGGTGGAGGGCACCGGGCAGAAGCCCTACCCCAATCCCGGGGGTACCGGTGCGCTGCTCTCCGACATCGGCACCTCCGAACGCGACCTGCTCTCGCTGACACTGAGCGAGGGCATCCTGCCGGGGGACGTGCTGTCCACAGTGGCGGCCCGTGCCGGCTTCGCCGACTACCTGGACTCGCTGCGGTTGTGA
- a CDS encoding three-helix bundle dimerization domain-containing protein, whose protein sequence is MPEQTDTPPREFAPVVERLSSEFAGVHPRATVTRCVDAARHGAQDVTGLATPELVERIARQHLQVLAMAFAERRSPFPA, encoded by the coding sequence ATGCCTGAGCAGACCGACACCCCGCCCCGCGAGTTCGCCCCCGTTGTCGAACGTCTCAGTAGCGAGTTCGCCGGTGTCCACCCGCGCGCCACGGTGACCCGATGTGTGGACGCCGCCCGGCACGGCGCGCAGGACGTCACCGGGCTGGCAACCCCCGAGCTGGTCGAACGCATCGCACGCCAACACTTGCAGGTACTGGCGATGGCCTTCGCGGAACGCCGCTCACCGTTCCCCGCGTGA